AGCTGCGATGAAAAAAGCATCTCGCAGAAGACATCCGGCGACAGGCGCGAAAATTCTTCAGTGAAGGGGATGATCAGCAGTTCGTCGGCTCCTAGGTTGCTGATGAGGTCGGTCTTGACATTGAGCGGAGTCAGGATCGGCGGACAATGATCGGGAGCGATGATTGACAGCGGGTGAGGATGAAAGGTCATGACCATGCTGCGGGCGCCGTTTGCCTTCGCCGCGGCAACCGCATCGCCGATGATCTTCTGATGGCCGATATGGACACCGTCGAACGTGCCGATGGCCACGACGCGTTTTCCGGCCGGCACTTCATCGATTTCACGGTAGACCCTCACGCCAGCACCACCAGCGGCCGCAGTTGCCCCGAAACTTCTCCGGGTCCATAGATCGCCAGCAGCCGGCCATCCCGAGCCAGGCGCAGCGGCCGGTCCTCGCTGCCGCTGATTCCTCGTCCGGAAGCGACCGCCCTGGCTTCCTTTTCGTCCAATTCCCTCACGGGAAGGAAATATAGCGCACCCAAACAGGAAATAAAAGACGGGTTCGTCTCCGCCAGCAGCTTTTCACGCGGCACATCGCCCAGTTCTTCGAGGCTGGCAGCCGCGTCAACGCTGAATTCGCCGCTGCGCGTGCGCCTGAGTTCGGCCGCATAAGCGGCGGTTCCGAGGCCGGCGGCGATGTCTTCGCAGAGCTGACGGATGTAAGTGCCCTTGGAGCAGCTGACGGTCAGCACCGCGCGCTGCGAGAGAGGATCAAAAGAGTCGACAGAGATGCTCCCGATCTCTATCTCCCGCACCGGGGCTTCGACCTCTTCGCCCCTTCTGGCCTTGCGATAGAGCGGCTCACCGCCCACCTTGACCGCGGAATAAGCATGCGCCTTCTGCTTGATAACTCCTGTGAATCGAGGTAGCTTGGCGCGCAGCGCCTCTGTGGTGACCGGCGGTGGCGAGTCCGCCGCCGTTATCTCGCCGTCGACGTCGCCGGTCGTGGAGGAAGACCCGAACTGCACCACAACCTGGTATTCCTTGTCAAGTGAAGTAAAGTATGAGGAGAGCCGGGTCGCCTTGCCCACCAGCACGATCAGAAGCCCGGTGGCAAAGGGATCGAGCGTGCCCGCGTGGCCGACTTTTCTGATGCCGGTAAAGCGGCGGACGCGGTCGATTACGTCGTGGGACGTCATTCCTGACGGCTTGTCAACCAGCAATACGCCGCAGGCAGGCGCCAGGTATTTGGAATCATCAGTCGTGGCAGGCTCCCGATCGGTGTCTTTCAATTTGGCGCGGCCGTTTACTGCTCTTCCATTTCCTTAAGGATCTTCTCGATGCGCAGACCGCGCTCGATGCTCTCGTCCCGCAGAAAACTCAGCTGCGGCGTTCTCTTCATCGCCAGCTGGCTGCCGAGCAGCGACTGCAGGTAACCGCGGCTGTGCTCCAGCCCTTTAAGTGAATCCTCGAGTTGATCCTCGTCTCCGAGCACGCTGATATATACTTTGGCTGACCTGAGGTCGGGTGACGTGTCAACACTGACGACAGTGACGAAACCGATGCGCGGATCCTTGAGCCCGCCGGTTATGGCTTCGCTCAGGACTTCACGGACAGCTTCGTTGATACGGCGCATTCTCTGTCCCGCCATTTCAGTCACCTTCCCCTTCGACCTTGATTATCTCGCGGTGCACCGCTGAAAAATGGTAATCGCGCCGCTCCAGATAACGAATGGCCATATCGAGGGCGCGCCGGGTCTCCTGATCGGAACGGGAGCAAAGGGAGAGGATGATGCGGGACCGCTGCCAGAGGTCGTGATAGCCGACTTCAGCCACCGAGGCCCCCAGGTGGCGGGCCAGACCGGCCTTCAGGCTGCGCAGATCCCGGCGTTTGTCCTTGAGGGAACCATTCTCCGGGAAGTGGATGTCCGCCGCCAGGATTCCGACATAACCGTCAGCTTGCTGCAACTTCTTTCGTCTCGAAGAACTCAAGGACGTCGCCTTCTTTGATGTCGTTATATCCTTCGAGCAGGACGCCGCATTCGTAGCCCTCCTCGACTTCCCGGACATCTTCTTTAAACCGCTTGAGGGACGCCAGCTGGCCCTGCCAGATGATCGTGCCCTCACGCACCAGGCGAACCTGGGCGTTGCGGGTAACCTTACCGCGGGTAACATAACAGCCGCCGATGGTGCCGATCTTGGATGCCTTGAAGGTCTGCCGGATCTCGGCCTCGCCCAGTTCCTCCTCGACATAAGTCGGTTCCAGCATGCCGATGAGAGCGGCCCTCACGTCTTCGGTGACCTTGTAGATGACGCTGTAAGTGCGCACGTCAACGCCCTCGAGGTCCGCCACGGTCTTGGCAGCGGAGCTGGGGCGCACGTTGAATCCGAGCACGATCGCCTGCGAGGCGGCCGCCAGCATGACGTCCGACTCGTTGATGGCGCCGACGCCGGTATGGATGATGTTGATCTTGACCTCGGCATGCTTGATCTGCAGAAGCGCCTCTTCGAGCGCCTCGACCGATCCGGCCACGTCGGCCTTGATGATGAGGTTGAGGTCCTTGACCTCGCCTTCCTTGATCTTGGCGAAGACGTCGTCGAGGGTGAAGGCGCGGCGCTTGGCGAGGATCTCGGCCTTGATGCGGTCCGAGCGCTGCCCGGCGATGGTGCGGGCCTTGCGCTCGTCTTCGACCACGCGGCAGGTCTCGCCCGCCTGTGGCACCACGTCAAAACCGAGGATCTCGACCGGAACCGAGGGCCCCGCGGTCTTGAGAGGCCTTCCCTTGTAATCGCTCATGGCCTTGACCTTGCCCGAAGCCTCGCCGGCGACGATGGCGTCGCCCACATGCATGGTGCCGCGGTCGATCAGGACCGTCGCCACGACGCCGCGGCCGGGATCGAGTTTCGACTCGATGACCACACCGCTCGCGGGAGCGTTGGGATTGGCTTTTAATTCTTGCACTTCCGACACCAGCTGGATCATCTCCAGCATGTTGGTGAGGCCGATCTTCTTCTTGGCGCTGACGTCGACGAAAACGGTGTCGCCGCCCCAGTCTTCGGGGATGACACCATACTCGGTGAGCTCCTGCCTGACCCGTTCCGGATTCGCCTCCGGCTTGTCGATCTTGTTCACCGCAACGACGATGGGAACGCCCGCGGCCTTGGCATGGTCGATCGCCTCAATCGTCTGCGGCATGACGCCGTCGTCGGCGGCTACGACCAGCACGGCCACGTCGGTGACCTTTGCCCCCCGGGCGCGCATGGCGGTAAAGGCCTCATGGCCTGGAGTATCAAGGAAGGTGATGCGTTTGCCGGCGTGCGTGACCTGGTAGGCGCCGATATGCTGGGTGATGCCGCCGGCCTCGGTCGCGGTCACTTCAGTCTCGCGTACTGCGTCGAGAAGCGAAGTCTTGCCGTGATCGACGTGGCCCATGATGGTGACAACGGGGGCGCGGGGTGCTAAATCTTCAGGATTGTCAACGACTTCCTCCGCGGCCTCCTCGTCCTGGGCGTGCACGATCTCGACTTTGCGCTCGAGGTCGTCGGCCAGCGTGCTGATGGCTTCATCGCTCAAAGACTGCGTGATCGTCGCCATCTCGCCGTAACTCATGAGACGTTTGATGATCTCTGAGGTGGAAATGCCCAGCCCCGCCGAGATGTCCTTGATGGTGGCGCCGGAATTGATCTTGACCACGGTGTCGGCATCGGGCGTCAGTACCTGCTCCTGGCGCTCCGCGACCGCGGTCGCCTCGCCCTTGCGCCCCTTGTGGCGCGCGCGCTGATGGCGCCCGGCGGGAACAAAACTGCGCCGCTTGGCGGCGGAAGGATCGATGATGACGCGGCGGCGCTTGCCGAGATTGTTCGCCTTCACTGGAGCCTTGCGCTGCTTCCTGGGGGCGCCGGCCTTGGTGTCGCCTTCAGCCGAATCACCAGCCGGAGCAGCAGTTCCATCTGCCTTGGCGGCGGCTGGTTCTTTCGCCGCCGGTGCGGCAGCCGGTGCTTTGGCGGCCGGAGCGTTTGTGGGTGCTTTAGCGGCTGGAGCGCTTGCTGGAGCTTTCGCGGCCGGAGCTTTCGCGGCCGGCTTGCTATCCGCCTTTTTGGCGCCTTCTTTCTTGCCGGCCGGCTTCTTGCCCGCTGCCGGAGCCGAACCTCCCGCGAGCGCTTTGCCCGCGGCCTCGGCATCGACGCTGGCAAGGCTGCCGCTGACCTCGATACCGGCAGCCCGAAGCTTCTCGACCACCTGAGCGCTGGTCAAATCATTTTCTTTTGCTATTTCGTATACACGTTTCTTTGCCATATCTTCACCTCGCACTCCAAAGGAGCGCGATTTGCGTTCCGATTTAATGTAACCGTTCTTCGATCAAACGGACGAATTCCTCTCTAAGTTGCAGGGATTCGCCAGTCGCCTTCAGTCGCCGCTGCAGAAATTTCCGCTCCAGCGCCTTGTCCAGACATTCCAGCCGGGGACATACATAAGCGCCTCTGCCCGGGCTGCTGGAAGTCACATCCAGGATCAACTCCCTGCCGGCCGCGCTCTCATCCACAATAAAGCGGACCAGGGCCGCCTTGGCAAACCTGTTGCCGCAGCCCGCGCACATCCGCTGCGGGACATGCCCTCGCCCGGCCAAGGCTGTTTAACTCGAGCCGCTGGTCTCTTCGGCCTCAGCCGGCGCGGCCTCGGCTTCCTGAGCTTCTTCGCCCTCGGCTTCGGGCACGTCGCCCTCCTGCTCGGAGAGTTTCTGGTGCGCGGGAATGCCGCAGTACCTGGTGCCCGGCAGAGCCGCGTTGGGACAGCGCTTGCCGGTCTTGGTCACTGCGCAGCAGCGGCCGGCGAGCTCCTCGACTTCCTCATCCGAGAAAGCCATGGAGTCCTCCTCCTCGGCCATCTGGCTCTCGCTTTTTATGTCGATGCGCCAGCCGGTCAACTTGTTGGCCAGCCTTGCGTTCTGCCCTTCCTTGCCGATGGCGAGCGAAAGCTCATCATCGGGAACGACAACCGTAGCAGACATTGCCTCATCATCAACCAGCACCTCGCGGACTTTCGCCGGGCTCAGGGCCTTGGCGACAAAGCGCGCGGGCTCATCGTTATAAGGAATGATGTCGATCTTCTCGCCGCCAAGCTCGCTGACAACCATGCGGACGCGGGATCCCCGCGGACCGACACAGGCGCCGACCGGATCGATGCCGTCTTC
This genomic window from Actinomycetota bacterium contains:
- the truB gene encoding tRNA pseudouridine(55) synthase TruB, yielding MKDTDREPATTDDSKYLAPACGVLLVDKPSGMTSHDVIDRVRRFTGIRKVGHAGTLDPFATGLLIVLVGKATRLSSYFTSLDKEYQVVVQFGSSSTTGDVDGEITAADSPPPVTTEALRAKLPRFTGVIKQKAHAYSAVKVGGEPLYRKARRGEEVEAPVREIEIGSISVDSFDPLSQRAVLTVSCSKGTYIRQLCEDIAAGLGTAAYAAELRRTRSGEFSVDAAASLEELGDVPREKLLAETNPSFISCLGALYFLPVRELDEKEARAVASGRGISGSEDRPLRLARDGRLLAIYGPGEVSGQLRPLVVLA
- the rbfA gene encoding 30S ribosome-binding factor RbfA, which encodes MAGQRMRRINEAVREVLSEAITGGLKDPRIGFVTVVSVDTSPDLRSAKVYISVLGDEDQLEDSLKGLEHSRGYLQSLLGSQLAMKRTPQLSFLRDESIERGLRIEKILKEMEEQ
- a CDS encoding DUF503 domain-containing protein, with protein sequence MSSSRRKKLQQADGYVGILAADIHFPENGSLKDKRRDLRSLKAGLARHLGASVAEVGYHDLWQRSRIILSLCSRSDQETRRALDMAIRYLERRDYHFSAVHREIIKVEGEGD
- the infB gene encoding translation initiation factor IF-2; the encoded protein is MAKKRVYEIAKENDLTSAQVVEKLRAAGIEVSGSLASVDAEAAGKALAGGSAPAAGKKPAGKKEGAKKADSKPAAKAPAAKAPASAPAAKAPTNAPAAKAPAAAPAAKEPAAAKADGTAAPAGDSAEGDTKAGAPRKQRKAPVKANNLGKRRRVIIDPSAAKRRSFVPAGRHQRARHKGRKGEATAVAERQEQVLTPDADTVVKINSGATIKDISAGLGISTSEIIKRLMSYGEMATITQSLSDEAISTLADDLERKVEIVHAQDEEAAEEVVDNPEDLAPRAPVVTIMGHVDHGKTSLLDAVRETEVTATEAGGITQHIGAYQVTHAGKRITFLDTPGHEAFTAMRARGAKVTDVAVLVVAADDGVMPQTIEAIDHAKAAGVPIVVAVNKIDKPEANPERVRQELTEYGVIPEDWGGDTVFVDVSAKKKIGLTNMLEMIQLVSEVQELKANPNAPASGVVIESKLDPGRGVVATVLIDRGTMHVGDAIVAGEASGKVKAMSDYKGRPLKTAGPSVPVEILGFDVVPQAGETCRVVEDERKARTIAGQRSDRIKAEILAKRRAFTLDDVFAKIKEGEVKDLNLIIKADVAGSVEALEEALLQIKHAEVKINIIHTGVGAINESDVMLAAASQAIVLGFNVRPSSAAKTVADLEGVDVRTYSVIYKVTEDVRAALIGMLEPTYVEEELGEAEIRQTFKASKIGTIGGCYVTRGKVTRNAQVRLVREGTIIWQGQLASLKRFKEDVREVEEGYECGVLLEGYNDIKEGDVLEFFETKEVAAS
- a CDS encoding YlxR family protein yields the protein MCAGCGNRFAKAALVRFIVDESAAGRELILDVTSSSPGRGAYVCPRLECLDKALERKFLQRRLKATGESLQLREEFVRLIEERLH